A genomic region of Mycobacterium sp. Aquia_213 contains the following coding sequences:
- a CDS encoding serine/threonine-protein kinase encodes MADAPKTDDPASAVGGITEELAAAGFDNARQVGKGGAGVVYRCHETALGRKVAIKVMPANFDDESRERFLREGYAMGGLSGHPNILNILRVGITSTGRPYIVMPYCAEDSLAVRLRREGRIPWPEAVRIGVKLSGALETAHKTGILHRDIKPANVLVDDYGEPQLADFGIAHIQGGYETTSGFFSGTIDYTPPESLAGNPATVVSDIYSLGATIYTLIAGAAPYERMTSEDLVAQYLRISTTAFPDLRATGIPDAVCAAIESAMAVDPAERPGSAAELGREFQAAQRSNGLPADSMAITDSGRHSVRQAAAEISQLEATSGDGSAQATSTAPATLVRESAKPLTGASESVIQREFSEAAPVLRAVYDAEVQPEIAHPADDVATPKEPLSGPAGPPGGKPPLRARAAGWFAEPGRKRGRIGLVAGAAAAVAVLVAGIVYVTLPSGGDNHPTTASTTATHPAQAVQWTPISDARVARYAAATTQVDGTIWVFGGIRSDGTVTARDEGYDPAIDEWKRSDDLPVAVSHAMAVTWQGNPVVLGGWMTAEGKNVATDQVWRVVNGHWVELPHLLQPRAAAAATVAGDRIVVTGGVDANGALLNTTEVFDGNAWTLGAPLPTPRQLLAAASDGRLVYAVGGTNGADLAAVEAYDPAAKTWIALPALPKARSDLGATVADGRLVALGGVSSGQVLQSVSTFDLMTKTWSGLPDMATARHGLAVAAVQRSVYAVGGSTAIGDQQAITSAETLKLPARKTQPAPPWRSLPDAPTARLMMASAVLNNKVWILGGLRNGVALQTVESYEPRTGIWEPGPALPIPLHHAAAAAYRGEVVVLGGTTDNIANGSNKVFALRGGNWVELPPLRHARAAPAAAVVGDKLVVVGGQNGKELVAQTEIFDGTSWNDAADLPTPREHLAAVSDGTYVYALGGRLLSADQNSAAVERFDLGSGTWAKLVGMPTPRGSYGATYIDGRIVALGGEEPSTVLNVGEMYDISAGKWTTLPPMPTPRHAEVVATVGNTVYVIGGANRPTHEGPVATVEALDFS; translated from the coding sequence GTGGCTGATGCACCCAAGACCGATGACCCGGCGTCGGCAGTGGGGGGAATCACCGAGGAGCTGGCCGCCGCCGGATTCGACAACGCTCGCCAGGTCGGCAAAGGCGGTGCCGGGGTGGTCTATCGCTGTCATGAGACGGCGTTGGGCCGAAAGGTCGCAATCAAGGTGATGCCGGCGAATTTCGACGACGAAAGCCGGGAACGTTTTCTGCGTGAGGGCTACGCGATGGGCGGGCTCTCGGGGCACCCGAACATCCTCAACATCTTGCGGGTCGGCATCACGTCGACCGGCCGGCCCTACATCGTGATGCCTTACTGCGCCGAGGATTCCCTGGCGGTGCGGCTGCGCCGCGAGGGTCGCATCCCCTGGCCGGAAGCCGTGCGCATCGGCGTGAAGCTGAGTGGGGCACTGGAAACCGCGCACAAGACCGGCATCTTGCACCGCGACATCAAGCCCGCCAACGTACTCGTCGACGATTACGGCGAACCACAATTGGCCGACTTCGGGATCGCACATATCCAGGGCGGTTATGAAACGACGAGCGGATTCTTCTCCGGCACAATCGACTACACACCGCCGGAGTCGTTGGCCGGCAATCCGGCAACGGTGGTCTCCGACATCTATTCACTCGGCGCCACGATTTACACCCTGATCGCCGGAGCCGCCCCGTACGAGCGAATGACAAGCGAAGATCTCGTCGCGCAGTATCTGCGCATCAGCACCACGGCGTTCCCCGATTTACGTGCCACCGGGATCCCCGACGCGGTGTGCGCGGCAATCGAAAGCGCGATGGCGGTGGACCCCGCGGAACGGCCCGGGTCCGCGGCAGAATTGGGCCGCGAGTTCCAAGCCGCGCAGCGCAGCAACGGCTTGCCGGCAGATTCGATGGCAATCACCGACTCCGGTCGTCACTCGGTACGGCAGGCGGCCGCCGAGATCTCCCAACTGGAAGCCACATCCGGCGACGGCAGTGCGCAGGCAACGTCGACGGCTCCGGCCACCCTGGTGCGGGAATCCGCGAAGCCGCTCACCGGTGCGTCGGAATCCGTTATTCAGCGCGAGTTTTCGGAGGCGGCCCCCGTATTGCGTGCCGTCTACGACGCCGAAGTACAGCCGGAAATTGCGCACCCGGCAGATGATGTTGCTACTCCGAAGGAGCCCTTATCCGGCCCCGCCGGACCGCCTGGCGGAAAGCCACCGCTGCGGGCACGAGCGGCCGGGTGGTTCGCAGAGCCGGGACGCAAGCGCGGCCGCATCGGCTTGGTCGCCGGAGCCGCGGCCGCGGTCGCGGTGTTGGTCGCCGGGATCGTCTATGTGACGCTGCCGTCCGGCGGGGACAACCACCCGACCACTGCGAGTACGACCGCGACGCACCCCGCGCAGGCTGTTCAGTGGACGCCGATCTCGGATGCGCGGGTGGCGCGTTATGCCGCGGCGACGACCCAAGTCGACGGCACCATCTGGGTTTTCGGCGGTATTCGAAGCGACGGCACCGTCACCGCGCGCGACGAGGGCTACGACCCGGCCATCGACGAATGGAAACGCAGCGACGATCTGCCGGTGGCGGTTTCGCACGCGATGGCGGTGACCTGGCAGGGCAACCCGGTGGTGCTCGGCGGCTGGATGACCGCAGAAGGTAAAAACGTTGCGACAGATCAGGTTTGGCGGGTAGTCAACGGTCACTGGGTGGAGTTGCCGCATCTGCTGCAGCCCAGGGCGGCGGCCGCTGCAACGGTGGCGGGCGACCGAATCGTCGTCACGGGCGGTGTCGACGCGAACGGCGCCCTGCTCAACACCACCGAAGTGTTCGACGGCAACGCGTGGACGCTCGGCGCGCCACTGCCGACCCCGCGACAGCTGCTGGCCGCGGCCTCGGACGGAAGGCTGGTGTACGCGGTCGGCGGCACGAACGGGGCCGACCTGGCCGCCGTCGAGGCGTATGACCCCGCCGCGAAAACGTGGATTGCGTTGCCCGCGTTGCCAAAAGCTCGCAGCGACCTCGGCGCGACCGTTGCGGATGGACGCCTGGTGGCCCTTGGAGGCGTGTCGTCGGGCCAGGTCCTGCAGAGCGTGTCCACCTTCGATCTGATGACCAAAACCTGGTCTGGTCTACCGGATATGGCCACCGCACGACACGGCCTGGCGGTCGCCGCGGTGCAGCGGTCGGTGTATGCGGTCGGTGGATCGACGGCTATCGGGGATCAGCAAGCCATCACCTCCGCCGAGACGCTCAAACTGCCGGCCCGCAAGACCCAGCCGGCGCCGCCCTGGCGTTCACTGCCGGACGCGCCGACCGCCCGGCTGATGATGGCGTCGGCCGTACTCAACAACAAGGTCTGGATCCTCGGCGGCCTGCGCAACGGCGTTGCGCTGCAAACGGTTGAAAGCTACGAGCCGCGCACCGGAATCTGGGAGCCCGGGCCCGCGTTGCCGATCCCACTGCACCACGCGGCCGCGGCGGCGTACCGCGGCGAAGTCGTCGTACTCGGCGGCACAACCGACAACATCGCCAACGGGTCCAACAAGGTATTCGCTCTGCGCGGCGGCAACTGGGTGGAACTACCGCCGCTGCGGCATGCCCGGGCGGCACCGGCCGCGGCGGTGGTCGGAGACAAACTGGTGGTCGTCGGCGGGCAGAACGGCAAGGAGCTCGTCGCGCAAACCGAGATCTTCGACGGCACTTCGTGGAACGACGCCGCCGACCTGCCGACCCCGCGCGAACACCTGGCCGCGGTGTCGGACGGTACCTACGTCTACGCACTCGGCGGCAGGCTGCTGTCCGCCGACCAGAACTCCGCGGCGGTTGAACGGTTCGACCTCGGGTCGGGAACGTGGGCCAAATTGGTGGGCATGCCGACACCGCGCGGCAGCTACGGTGCCACCTACATCGACGGCCGGATCGTCGCACTCGGTGGCGAAGAGCCGTCGACGGTGCTGAATGTGGGCGAGATGTACGACATCAGCGCCGGGAAATGGACCACGCTGCCACCGATGCCGACCCCGCGTCACGCCGAGGTGGTTGCCACGGTCGGCAACACCGTCTATGTCATCGGCGGCGCCAACCGCCCGACGCACGAGGGCCCGGTAGCAACGGTCGAGGCGCTCGATTTCAGCTAG
- a CDS encoding arylamine N-acetyltransferase family protein — protein MTLDLTAYFDRINYRGAVEPTLEVLQGLMTAHTQTIPFENLDPVMGVPVDDLGPDALTDKLVHRRRGGFCYEHNGLMGYVLAEVGFRVRRLTGRVVWMRPSDAPVPAQTHTVLAVTFPGSRGSYLVDVGFGGQTLTSPIRFEIGNAQQTTHEPYRLEDRGDGLVLQTQVRGEWQSLYEFTTRTRPQIDLTMGSWYVSTYPGSHFVTGLMAALVSDDTRMNLSGRNLAIHRASGTEKIVLDDAGAVVDALNERFGINIDDLGGRGPLEARIADIFVN, from the coding sequence ATGACACTGGATCTGACCGCGTACTTCGACCGCATCAACTATCGCGGTGCCGTCGAACCGACCCTCGAGGTGCTGCAAGGTCTGATGACCGCTCATACCCAGACCATTCCGTTCGAGAACCTCGATCCGGTGATGGGCGTACCGGTCGATGACCTGGGTCCCGACGCCCTGACCGACAAGCTGGTGCACCGGCGCCGGGGTGGCTTCTGCTACGAGCACAACGGGCTGATGGGTTACGTGCTGGCCGAAGTCGGCTTTCGGGTGCGCCGATTGACCGGGCGGGTGGTCTGGATGCGGCCGTCCGACGCACCGGTGCCGGCGCAGACCCACACCGTGTTGGCGGTGACGTTCCCCGGGTCGCGGGGGTCATATCTGGTCGACGTCGGCTTCGGCGGCCAGACCCTGACGTCTCCCATTCGCTTCGAAATCGGCAACGCCCAGCAGACCACACATGAGCCCTACCGGCTCGAGGACCGCGGCGACGGACTGGTGCTACAGACCCAGGTGCGCGGTGAATGGCAATCGCTGTACGAATTCACCACCCGGACCCGGCCGCAGATCGATCTGACGATGGGGAGCTGGTACGTCTCGACATACCCCGGCTCGCACTTCGTGACCGGCCTGATGGCTGCCCTGGTCAGCGACGACACCAGGATGAACCTGTCCGGTCGCAACCTGGCCATCCACCGTGCGAGCGGGACCGAAAAGATCGTTCTCGACGACGCGGGGGCGGTTGTCGATGCTCTGAATGAGCGGTTCGGCATCAATATCGACGACCTCGGCGGGCGCGGCCCGCTCGAGGCGCGGATCGCCGATATTTTCGTCAATTGA
- a CDS encoding fatty acyl-AMP ligase: MRRLICPTVSRDLCLEDVVPTLGDADPYASQVGSIVVPEGVTLTSYFDRNRAEHGDSPAYRFLDYSHEPDGRPVVLSWNELWARVCAIGARLQQVTKPGDRVAILAPQGLDYVAGFFGSVYAGNIAVPLFAPTMSGHAERLAAVLDDARPAAVLTTTAVAESVRTFIRTLAPKERPRMIAVDALPETLGSMFTGAALDTDDIAYLQYTSGSTRSPAGVEITHRSVYTNAMQMVMTGGLDVDVRTVSWLPLYHDMGLMMIMFTAFFGAQVTLMDPMAFLRRPYRWIKQLGIESTYGRTFAAAPNFAFELTAERGLPPAGETLDLSNVVCVLNGSEPVTMPAIEKFTNAFAPYGLPANAVKPSYGMAEATLSVASISQEATASAIFLDREQLGAGRAVLVAPEDPGAVAQVSCGQPIPDQWAVIADPDGAEVPDGTVGEVWLQGNNIGRGYFGRADETRRVFGNKLQSRLDHGSHAEGAADNGCWLATGDLGVYLDGELYLTGRIKDLIIIDGRNHYPFDIETTVSEASPAIRTGYVAAFSVPADVLGSTDGGSGEQLVIVAERAAGAGRTDLGSIADIVRAAISRNHQVRIADVRLVAAGTIPRTTSGKLARSAARAEYLAGKFNR; encoded by the coding sequence ATGCGCCGATTAATCTGTCCTACCGTGAGTCGGGATCTTTGTTTGGAGGATGTTGTGCCCACCTTGGGCGATGCGGACCCGTACGCTTCCCAGGTGGGCTCAATCGTCGTGCCCGAGGGCGTGACGTTGACGTCGTATTTTGACCGCAACCGAGCCGAGCACGGTGACAGTCCGGCATACCGCTTCCTCGACTACTCGCACGAACCGGATGGCCGGCCGGTGGTGCTCAGCTGGAACGAGCTGTGGGCCCGGGTCTGCGCGATCGGCGCCCGCCTGCAGCAGGTCACCAAGCCGGGGGATCGGGTGGCGATCCTCGCGCCGCAGGGTCTGGACTATGTGGCGGGTTTCTTCGGCAGCGTCTATGCGGGCAATATCGCCGTGCCGCTGTTCGCGCCGACCATGTCGGGGCACGCCGAGCGATTGGCCGCGGTGCTCGACGACGCCCGGCCCGCCGCGGTGTTGACCACGACCGCCGTTGCCGAGTCCGTTCGCACGTTTATCCGGACACTGGCGCCCAAAGAGCGACCCCGCATGATCGCGGTGGACGCGCTGCCGGAAACGCTCGGTTCGATGTTCACCGGCGCGGCCCTGGACACCGACGACATCGCCTACCTGCAGTACACCTCGGGCTCGACGCGGTCACCGGCCGGCGTGGAGATCACCCATCGGTCCGTCTACACGAACGCGATGCAGATGGTCATGACCGGAGGGCTGGACGTCGACGTCCGAACGGTGAGCTGGCTGCCCCTGTATCACGACATGGGGTTGATGATGATCATGTTCACGGCGTTCTTCGGGGCGCAGGTGACGCTGATGGATCCCATGGCGTTTCTTCGCCGGCCCTACCGCTGGATCAAGCAACTGGGCATCGAGTCGACTTATGGCCGCACCTTCGCGGCGGCGCCGAACTTCGCGTTCGAGCTGACGGCCGAGCGTGGACTACCCCCGGCAGGCGAGACACTAGACCTCAGCAATGTTGTCTGCGTCCTCAACGGGTCCGAGCCCGTCACCATGCCGGCGATCGAGAAGTTCACCAACGCGTTTGCTCCCTACGGTCTGCCCGCGAACGCGGTCAAGCCGTCCTACGGGATGGCGGAAGCGACGCTGTCGGTGGCCAGCATCTCTCAGGAGGCCACGGCGAGCGCCATCTTCCTGGACCGGGAACAGCTCGGTGCCGGCCGCGCGGTGCTCGTCGCACCCGAGGATCCCGGTGCGGTCGCCCAGGTGTCATGCGGGCAGCCGATTCCCGACCAGTGGGCGGTGATTGCCGACCCGGACGGCGCCGAGGTGCCCGACGGCACCGTGGGCGAAGTATGGTTGCAGGGCAACAACATCGGCCGCGGATATTTCGGACGCGCCGACGAGACTCGGCGCGTGTTCGGCAACAAGCTGCAGTCCCGGCTCGACCACGGCAGCCATGCCGAGGGCGCCGCCGACAACGGCTGCTGGCTGGCGACCGGTGATCTCGGCGTCTACCTGGACGGCGAGCTGTATCTGACCGGCCGGATCAAGGACTTGATCATCATCGACGGCCGCAACCACTATCCGTTCGACATCGAGACCACGGTCAGCGAAGCTTCGCCCGCCATCCGCACCGGCTATGTCGCCGCCTTCTCGGTCCCCGCCGACGTGCTCGGATCAACCGACGGTGGTTCCGGCGAGCAGCTGGTGATCGTGGCCGAGCGGGCCGCGGGCGCGGGACGTACCGATCTGGGTTCGATCGCCGACATCGTGCGGGCGGCCATTTCGCGCAACCACCAGGTCCGCATCGCCGACGTCCGCCTCGTGGCTGCCGGCACCATTCCCCGCACCACGAGCGGCAAGCTCGCCCGCAGTGCTGCCCGGGCCGAGTACCTTGCGGGCAAGTTCAACCGCTGA
- a CDS encoding pyridoxal phosphate-dependent aminotransferase encodes MDVWLAAAERQRSHGDLVNLSAGQPSVGAPEPIRAAAAAAVQANQLGYTVALGIPELRAAIAANYQRLHGISVESDAVVVTTGSSGGFLLAFLACFDVGDRVALASPGYPCYRNILSALGCEVVEIPCGPETRFQPTAQMLAELDPPVRGVIVASPANPTGTVIPPEELAAIASWCDASGVRLISDEVYHGLVYEGAPQTSSAWQTSRNAVVVNSFSKYYAMTGWRLGWLLVPPELRRAVDCLTGNFTICPPVLPQIAAVAAFTREATAEAEGNLSHYTVNRSLLLDGLRAIGIDRLAPTDGAFYVYADVSDFTDDSLAFCSKLLADTGVAIAPGIDFDTTRGNRFVRLSFAGPTSDIEEALHRMGPWLSVSG; translated from the coding sequence ATGGATGTCTGGCTGGCGGCCGCGGAGCGTCAGCGCAGTCACGGCGACCTGGTCAACCTCTCGGCCGGACAGCCCAGCGTGGGTGCTCCGGAACCGATCCGGGCGGCGGCCGCGGCCGCCGTGCAAGCCAACCAGCTGGGCTACACCGTGGCGCTGGGCATTCCCGAGCTGCGCGCCGCGATCGCCGCGAATTACCAACGCCTGCACGGTATCTCCGTCGAATCCGACGCGGTGGTAGTCACCACGGGTTCCTCGGGCGGATTCCTGCTGGCTTTTCTGGCGTGCTTTGACGTCGGGGATCGGGTGGCGCTGGCCAGCCCCGGCTACCCGTGCTATCGGAACATCCTGTCGGCGTTGGGATGTGAGGTGGTGGAGATCCCGTGCGGTCCGGAAACCCGATTCCAGCCCACCGCGCAGATGCTCGCCGAACTCGACCCGCCGGTGCGCGGCGTCATCGTCGCCAGCCCGGCCAATCCCACCGGAACCGTCATACCGCCCGAAGAGTTGGCGGCGATCGCGTCGTGGTGTGATGCCTCCGGCGTGCGGCTGATCAGCGATGAGGTCTACCACGGACTGGTCTACGAAGGAGCTCCACAGACCAGCAGCGCCTGGCAGACTTCGCGAAATGCCGTGGTGGTCAACAGCTTTTCCAAGTATTACGCGATGACCGGCTGGCGGCTGGGCTGGTTGCTGGTGCCGCCCGAGCTGCGCCGCGCGGTGGACTGCTTGACCGGCAACTTCACCATCTGCCCGCCGGTGCTGCCGCAGATCGCCGCGGTGGCCGCGTTCACGCGAGAGGCAACCGCGGAAGCCGAAGGCAACCTGAGCCACTACACCGTCAACCGCTCACTGCTGCTGGACGGGCTGCGCGCAATCGGCATCGACCGGCTGGCACCGACCGACGGTGCGTTCTACGTCTACGCCGACGTCTCGGATTTCACCGACGACTCGCTGGCGTTCTGTTCAAAACTGTTGGCCGACACCGGTGTTGCGATCGCTCCCGGTATCGACTTCGACACCACACGGGGCAACAGGTTCGTCCGGCTGTCGTTCGCCGGACCGACGAGCGACATCGAAGAAGCTCTGCACCGAATGGGGCCGTGGCTGTCAGTCAGCGGTTGA